Proteins encoded within one genomic window of Geotalea daltonii FRC-32:
- a CDS encoding ABC transporter ATP-binding protein, which translates to MKLIEIQNVKKHYTSGEDVVEALRGVDISIEAGEFITIMGQSGSGKSTLLSVLGGMNHPTSGDVEMAGVRLYDLPGEKLADFRAQNLGFVFQSFHLIPYLTAAENVMLPLAIVKMATSAKRAAARQALERVGLGNKLGRLPNQLSGGEQERVAIARAIVNNPHILLADEPTGNLDSKTSEEVMALFRELNNAGQTVVMVTHNAENGAYSDRTISLRDGMVVGSV; encoded by the coding sequence ATGAAACTCATCGAAATACAAAACGTAAAGAAACACTACACTAGCGGAGAAGACGTTGTCGAAGCCTTGCGCGGTGTTGATATCAGCATAGAAGCCGGTGAATTTATCACCATAATGGGGCAGTCAGGCTCCGGTAAGAGCACCTTGCTCTCAGTTCTGGGAGGAATGAACCATCCGACTTCCGGAGATGTCGAGATGGCCGGCGTACGTCTTTATGACCTGCCAGGGGAAAAGCTGGCCGACTTCCGGGCACAAAACCTTGGGTTTGTTTTCCAATCATTTCACCTGATCCCGTACCTGACCGCTGCAGAGAATGTCATGCTGCCGTTAGCAATTGTCAAAATGGCTACCAGTGCAAAGAGGGCCGCGGCCCGCCAAGCCCTTGAAAGAGTCGGTCTGGGGAACAAGCTTGGCCGGCTCCCCAACCAATTATCTGGGGGTGAGCAGGAACGTGTTGCCATTGCCAGGGCTATTGTCAACAACCCGCATATACTTTTGGCTGATGAGCCGACCGGCAACCTGGATTCCAAGACCAGCGAAGAGGTCATGGCATTATTCAGGGAGTTGAATAATGCCGGACAGACAGTCGTGATGGTAACGCATAATGCTGAAAACGGGGCATACTCTGACAGAACCATAAGCTTAAGGGACGGCATGGTTGTTGGTTCTGTTTGA
- a CDS encoding response regulator, with product MVCSNRDVLEVIERLLGHLEINVTCVMSTDAALVMLQTETYSAMISDHKMKDFNGREFSRTVRQLFPALNVVLFEGNTSSQVMDLFLGPEVSEISEVQNQACSLGDMLMSILRGERGKTFLLRQTSTR from the coding sequence GTGGTCTGTAGCAACCGGGATGTTCTAGAGGTTATAGAAAGGCTTTTGGGCCATTTGGAGATCAATGTCACATGCGTCATGAGCACGGATGCAGCGCTTGTCATGCTGCAGACTGAAACCTACAGCGCCATGATCAGCGATCACAAAATGAAAGACTTTAACGGGCGGGAATTCAGCCGGACGGTGCGGCAACTATTTCCTGCTCTCAACGTTGTGTTGTTTGAAGGTAACACCAGCTCACAGGTCATGGATCTGTTTTTGGGCCCGGAAGTGTCGGAAATTTCGGAAGTACAAAACCAAGCTTGCAGTCTTGGGGACATGTTGATGAGCATTCTGAGGGGCGAAAGGGGAAAAACCTTTCTTCTGAGGCAGACATCAACGAGATGA
- the flgC gene encoding flagellar basal body rod protein FlgC: MDAMEISASALTAERTRMNLISSNLANANSTRTDEGGQYRRKDAVFATVLDGASANMEGGTEVIGVEVVNIIEDQSPPRLQYDPGHPDAREDGYVAYPNVNIVEEMADMVTATRAYEANTTAMKAGMDMQMKALEIGSK, encoded by the coding sequence ATGGATGCCATGGAAATTAGTGCCTCTGCCTTGACCGCCGAAAGAACCCGGATGAACCTGATTTCATCTAACCTTGCCAACGCCAATTCCACCAGGACAGATGAAGGTGGCCAATACCGACGCAAAGATGCGGTATTTGCCACTGTTCTTGATGGTGCAAGCGCCAATATGGAGGGAGGGACAGAGGTTATTGGAGTCGAGGTTGTCAATATTATCGAGGACCAGTCTCCCCCTAGGCTTCAATACGACCCTGGACACCCAGACGCAAGAGAGGATGGTTATGTTGCATATCCGAATGTCAATATTGTTGAGGAAATGGCCGACATGGTGACTGCGACGAGAGCATATGAAGCGAATACCACTGCTATGAAAGCTGGCATGGATATGCAGATGAAAGCCCTTGAGATCGGCTCAAAATGA
- a CDS encoding M23 family metallopeptidase has protein sequence MKVIFVTMIMLLFLPIVALADTQLPVQNGVITSGVGWRLDPFGSGRAILHHGIDIAVPVGTPVRATRKGQVVFSGIRGGYGSTVIVEHANGDRTLYGHNSLLRVKAGDMVESGTVVAFSGNTGRSTGPHVHFEQLPSGRALTEQAETENIEMPQIATSTDQRYRLEQQMDESVSSILRTINRNGTAGQGG, from the coding sequence ATGAAAGTAATATTCGTTACAATGATCATGCTGTTATTTCTTCCGATTGTAGCACTGGCAGATACGCAGCTGCCGGTCCAGAACGGCGTCATAACTTCTGGTGTTGGCTGGCGACTCGATCCATTCGGTAGCGGAAGGGCCATTTTGCACCATGGGATCGATATAGCCGTACCGGTCGGAACCCCTGTTCGTGCCACCCGCAAGGGTCAGGTTGTCTTTTCGGGCATACGTGGCGGATATGGATCGACCGTTATAGTAGAACATGCCAATGGCGACCGTACCCTCTATGGTCACAACTCTTTGTTGCGTGTGAAGGCTGGCGACATGGTCGAATCAGGTACAGTCGTGGCTTTTTCAGGCAACACGGGTAGATCCACAGGACCCCATGTGCACTTCGAACAGTTGCCAAGCGGCCGCGCCCTAACAGAACAGGCTGAAACAGAAAATATTGAGATGCCCCAAATTGCTACCAGTACTGATCAGCGATACAGGCTGGAACAACAGATGGATGAATCGGTGAGTTCCATCCTCAGGACCATCAACAGGAACGGAACAGCAGGACAAGGCGGTTGA